One Etheostoma cragini isolate CJK2018 chromosome 18, CSU_Ecrag_1.0, whole genome shotgun sequence DNA window includes the following coding sequences:
- the clu gene encoding clusterin, producing MLMMMMMMKKKGSKFLAVVALLLASANCIRLPSKEDLNQISLQGGNYLDKQIENAVNGVKEMKSVMQKSSEEHQKFLDALEKTKEQKEEALRVAKEKETKLEQEEGVCNETMTAVWEECKPCLKTTCVKYYSRTCSSGSGLVGRQLEEVLNRTSPFSIWINGEKIDVLQQEGQRQSKEFRNLEEKYSEMADGVDTIFTDSMKVADHVLYNPPVFFFPNFLGPYTRQSRSVHSLFHNPFHGFQDLFSPMRDMSRNIFSSMGSMMNIDSDAPPDDDGSVNEDVVITKPFGDGRMTCREIRRNSAGCLKFREECQKCKEIQHIDCSGKRPLDGPLKQELEEALAMAERFTQQYNSLLKTFEETMLNTSSILDLLNREFGWVSSLANTTKDYNFQVQMVKSREDEEKPSEGEIKQPGDTNVSVQLFNNPPINFSVPGDIPWTDPKFSEVVAQKALDHYKETSVVV from the exons AGATCTCACTCCAGGGAGGAAATTATCTGGATAAACAGATCGAAAACGCCGTAAATGGAGTGAAGGAGATGAAGAGCGTGATGCAGAAATCTTCAGAGGAACACCAGAAGTTTCTGGATGCCCTGGAGAAAACAAAGGAGCAGAAAGAG GAAGCGTTGCGCGTGGCTAAGGAGAAGGAGACCAAGCTGGAGCAGGAAGAGGGGGTTTGTAACGAGACCATGACGGCTGTGTGGGAGGAGTGTAAGCCCTGCCTGAAGACCACCTGCGTTAAATACTACTCCCGAACCTGCAGCAGTGGATCTGGACTGGTGGGACGCCAG CTGGAAGAGGTGCTCAACAGAACGTCTCCCTTCTCCATCTGGATCAACGGGGAGAAAATAGACGTCCTGCAGCAAGAGGGGCAGCGGCAGAGCAAAGAGTTCAGGAACCTGGAGGAAAAGTACTCAGAGATGGCCGACGGTGTGGACACCATATTTACAGACAGCATGAAG GTGGCTGATCATGTGCTCTACAACCCTCCAGTCTTCTTCTTTCCTAACTTCCTGGGGCCTTACACTCGCCAGAGCAGAAGCGTTCACTCTCTCTTCCACAACCCGTTCCACGGCTTCCAGGATTTGTTCTCCCCCATGAGGGACATGAGCAGGAACATCTTCAGCTCCATGGGCTCCATGATGAACATCGACTCAGATGCACCTCCCGATGACG ACGGCAGTGTGAACGAGGACGTGGTCATCACCAAACCGTTTGGCGACGGCAGGATGACCTGCAGAGAGATTCGCCGCAACTCAGCCGGCTGCCTCAAGTTCCGCGAAGAGTGTCAGAAATGCAAAGAGATCCAGCATATTG ACTGCTCCGGGAAGAGACCTCTGGATGGCCCGCTGAAGCAGGAGCTGGAAGAGGCGCTGGCCATGGCCGAGCGCTTCACTCAACAGTACAACAGCCTCCTGAAGACGTTCGAGGAGACGATGTTGAACACCTCCTCCATCCTGGACCTGCTCAACAGAGAGTTTGGCTGGGTGTCGTCTCTGGCCAACACCACCAAGGACTACAACTTCCAGGTTCAGATG GTGAAGAGCAGGGAGGATGAAGAGAAGCCCAGTGAGGGGGAGATAAAGCAGCCTGGAGATACAAACGTGTCTGTGCAGCTCTTCAATAATCCACCCATCAACTTTAGCGTGCCGGGCGACATCCCCTGGACCGACCCCAAGTTCTCTGAGGTGGTGGCCCAGAAGGCTTTGGACCACTACAAGGAAACCAGCGT tGTGGTTTAA